The sequence CTATGTCTTCAAATTTGGAAGATAATTTGTAAGCGATGGCACAGCCGACTACTCCGGCGCCAATGATTGTCAAAGAAACGCGATCAGACATCATTTTCTCCGTTTTGTTTGAAAATTCTGTTAAAATCAAAGAGAAGTCAGGCATACAATACAAAATAATTTCGACTTTTTCAAGTATTTAATTGCTTATCAGGCAGAAGTTTATTATATTAATCTAGCTATTATGGTTCGGGGAAAACCCGATTTCTACCTGTTTATCTTGATGAAAAGTTTCTCGTCTTTAAATATCGCGGTCATTTTTTTAAATAAAAAGGGTGCCGAAAATGTCTGTCGTTGCCGGAATCGATTTTGGTACATTGAGCGTTCGCGTTTCTATTTTTCACAGCGAGAAGGGCAAATTAGGGTCGGCAAGCAGCGATTACGAACTGATTAGAAAATCAGGCGATCCTGACCATGCGACACAGCGCCACGAAGATCAACTATCCGCATTGACCAGTGCGATGGCAGCAGCCGTGCGCTCAGCGAATATTCGCGGTAAAGATATTGAAGCATTGGCGGTGGACACGACCGGATCGAGCGTGATAGTGGTGGATGATAAATTATCACCGCTGGGAGATTATTACCTCTGGTGTGACCATCGCGCAAAAAATGAAGCCGCTGAGATCACCGAAACAGCGCATCGCGTTGGGTTGCCCCATATCAATTGGTGCGGCGGTGTTTATTCTTCAGAATGGGGATGGGCAAAGTTACTGCATTGGCTGCGTCACAACGCTGATAGCGGAAAACATTTCGCCAGCAGTTTTGAGCATAGCGATTTGGTCGTCGGATTGCTTTGCGGCGCGAAATCCCCCAAAGAGGTGAAAAGAAATATCTGCGCCGCAGGCCACAAATGGATGTGGAATGAGGAATTAGGCGGTTTGCCCCCTGAATCTTTTCTGGAAAAAGTTGATCCGCTTTTCCAAGGAGTGCGCGAAAAAATTGTCGGTGATTATGCCTCGTCGTTGGAAATTGCCGGTCGGCTGTCTCCGCAGTGGGCGGAAGAATTAGGTCTGAAAACGGGAATCCCCGTCCCTGTCGGCGCTCTGGACGCGCATTGGGATGCGATCGGGTCGGGAATCAAAGAAGGCGATGTGGTAAATGTGATTGGTACTTCCACGTGTATCATGGCAATCGCGCGTGACGTGGAACTCATTCCCGGAGTTTCCGGCGTGGTTAAAGGATCGATTCATCCCGACTATTTTGGCATTGAAGCTGGCCTTTCCGCAGTGGGCGATTTATTTGATGCGATCGCACGTCGTGCCGGTGCTTCCGTTCATAAACTGTCCGAAGGGCTGGAGAAATTTCGCGCCGGACAAACCGGGCTGTTGCGTTTTAGTTGGGATAACGGAGATCGTACCGTGCTGGTTAATCCTGAACTGAGCGGCATGTGTCTCGGTTTAACTTTGGCGAGTACGGCGCAAGATGAACTGTTTGCAGCTATTGAAGGAACCGCTTTTCATACGCGAATTATTTTGGAACGAATGAAAGAATATCAGGTGCCAATCTCGCGTGTCATTCACGGCGGTGGAATTCCACAGAAAAATCCGGTTTTGAATCAGGTTTATGCCAATGTCCTGAACATGCCAATTCTTGTACCGGAGC comes from Calditrichota bacterium and encodes:
- a CDS encoding FAD-binding oxidoreductase gives rise to the protein MMSDRVSLTIIGAGVVGCAIAYKLSSKFEDI
- a CDS encoding ribulokinase; this encodes MSVVAGIDFGTLSVRVSIFHSEKGKLGSASSDYELIRKSGDPDHATQRHEDQLSALTSAMAAAVRSANIRGKDIEALAVDTTGSSVIVVDDKLSPLGDYYLWCDHRAKNEAAEITETAHRVGLPHINWCGGVYSSEWGWAKLLHWLRHNADSGKHFASSFEHSDLVVGLLCGAKSPKEVKRNICAAGHKWMWNEELGGLPPESFLEKVDPLFQGVREKIVGDYASSLEIAGRLSPQWAEELGLKTGIPVPVGALDAHWDAIGSGIKEGDVVNVIGTSTCIMAIARDVELIPGVSGVVKGSIHPDYFGIEAGLSAVGDLFDAIARRAGASVHKLSEGLEKFRAGQTGLLRFSWDNGDRTVLVNPELSGMCLGLTLASTAQDELFAAIEGTAFHTRIILERMKEYQVPISRVIHGGGIPQKNPVLNQVYANVLNMPILVPEQEVTSLGSAIFAFMAAGAFQTIEQAQEKLCPTYRVFEPDPGAVAVYEELFDLYKKLYFAFGQEKLASISVGEVLPTLRLIAEKMR